The following coding sequences are from one Humulus lupulus chromosome X, drHumLupu1.1, whole genome shotgun sequence window:
- the LOC133804142 gene encoding uncharacterized protein LOC133804142: MEKWNSGLGHLFMTIFLHNYSAFMVIPAITDVTMSALCPGRDECSIAIYLTGFQQAIIGLGTLVMTPFVGKLSDKYGRKALLTIPLTFTGIPLGILAYSRTRNFFYLYYAFKTLIAMVCEGSVHCLALAYVADNVPEGRRASAFGILSGISSCGFVCGTLSTRFLSTSSTFQVAAMFSIAAVVYMRIFLPDTVIDDNLSVPILSKVKLSVSESDQGSNKKGRFLKSLPSPDDMVALLKTSPTLLQAGIVAFFSNLADVGLHASMMYFLKAEFHYNKDQFADLMVISGIAGTISQLLLMPILAPLLGEERLLSIGLLFSTSHMFLYGIAWSFWVPYAAAMFSIFSVFAQPCMRSIVSKQVGSREQGKAQGCISGICSLANVVSPLAFSPLTALFLSDRAPFDFPGFSIMCTGLSSMIAFIQSMMISAVPPIASHRISNCNHMEP; the protein is encoded by the exons ATGGAGAAGTGGAATAGTGGGTTGGGGCATCTTTTCATGACCATCTTTCTCCATAACTACTCGGCATTTATGGTCATTCCAGCCATTACAGATGTTACTATGTCTGCACTCTGTCCCGGACGAGATGAGTGCTCTATTGCTATTTACCTCACTGGGTTTCAACAAGCG ATTATAGGGCTAGGAACTCTGGTGATGACCCCTTTTGTAGGGAAACTTTCAGACAAGTATGGAAGGAAAGCTTTGCTTACCATACCACTCACCTTTACTGGCATTCCATTAG GCATATTAGCATACAGCAGGACAAGAAATTTCTTCTACCTCTACTACGCCTTCAAGACTCTCATTGCTATGGTTTGTGAAGGCAGTGTCCATTGCCTCGCCCTCGCCTAtgtg GCAGATAATGTTCCAGAGGGGCGGAGAGCCTCCGCATTTGGGATCTTATCGGGGATTAGCTCATGTGGTTTCGTCTGCGGAACCCTATCGACTCGATTCCTTTCCACTTCCTCAACTTTCCAG GTTGCGGCGATGTTTTCGATCGCGGCGGTGGTGTATATGAGGATTTTTCTTCCGGATACGGTCATAGATGACAATCTTTCCGTACCAATTTTGTCAAAGGTGAAGCTCAGTGTCTCCGAATCGGACCAAGGTTCGAATAAGAAAGGGAGGTTTCTCAAATCATTGCCTTCGCCTGATGATATGGTTGCTCTGTTGAAGACCAG CCCCACGCTTTTGCAGGCCGGGATTGTTGCCTTTTTCAGCAATTTGGCGGACGTTGGTCTCCATGCATCAATGATG TACTTCTTAAAGGCCGAATTCCACTATAACAAGGATCAGTTTGCTGATCTAATGGTGATTTCTGGGATTGCAGGGACTATCTCGCAG CTCCTTCTCATGCCCATATTAGCTCCTCTTCTAGGGGAGGAGAGGCTGCTTTCAATAGGACTCCTTTTTAGCACTTCACAT ATGTTTCTTTATGGCATTGCGTGGTCCTTCTGG GTTCCGTATGCTGCAGCTATGTTTTCCATCTTTTCTGTGTTTGCACAACCATGC ATGCGGAGTATTGTATCAAAACAAGTTGGGTCCCGTGAGCAG GGGAAGGCTCAAGGATGTATTTCAGGCATATGTTCTTTAGCAAATGTAGTTTCTCCGCTGGCTTTTTCCCCTTTAACAG CTCTATTCCTATCCGATAGGGCACCATTTGACTTCCCTGGTTTTAGTATCATGTGCACGGGCCTCTCTTCG ATGATAGCTTTTATTCAAAGCATGATGATAAGTGCAGTTCCTCCCATTGCAAGTCACCGAATCAGTAATTGCAATCACATGGAGCCTTAA
- the LOC133805199 gene encoding 24-methylenesterol C-methyltransferase 2 has translation MDFVAVLGTGALVAFGLYWFVWVLGPAEQQGKRGVNLSGGSISAEKVQDNYKQYWSFFRRPKEIETAEKVPDFVDTFYNLVTDIYEWGWGQSFHFSPSIPGKSHRDATRIHEEMAVDLINVKPGDRILDVGCGVGGPMRAIAAHSRANVVGITINEYQVKRARQHNKKAGLDSLCEVVCGNFLQMPFPDNSFEGAYSIEATCHAPKLDEVYAEIFRVLKPGSLYVSYEWVTTDKYIGDNAEHVEIIQGIERGDALPGLRSYSDIAEAARKVGFEVVKEQDLAKPPSLPWWTRLKMGRFAYWRNHILVTVLAAVGIAPKGTVDVHEMLFKTADYLTRGGDTGIFTPMHMILCRKPVTKSTTS, from the coding sequence ATGGACTTTGTTGCAGTACTCGGCACCGGGGCTCTAGTGGCCTTCGGTCTCTACTGGTTCGTATGGGTTCTAGGCCCCGCCGAACAACAAGGCAAGCGCGGCGTCAATCTCTCCGGCGGATCGATCTCCGCCGAGAAGGTTCAAGACAACTATAAGCAGTACTGGTCCTTCTTCCGCCGCCCTAAGGAGATCGAAACCGCCGAGAAGGTTCCAGACTTTGTAGATACTTTCTACAATTTAGTAACCGACATTTACGAGTGGGGATGGGGTCAGTCCTTCCATTTCTCGCCTTCGATACCCGGTAAGTCTCACCGTGACGCCACGCGCATTCACGAGGAGATGGCCGTCGATCTCATCAACGTCAAGCCCGGGGATCGAATTCTGGACGTCGGATGCGGAGTTGGTGGCCCCATGCGAGCCATCGCTGCCCACTCGCGTGCCAATGTCGTAGGCATCACGATCAACGAGTACCAGGTGAAACGCGCTCGCCAGCACAACAAGAAGGCCGGACTCGACTCTCTCTGCGAGGTCGTTTGCGGTAACTTCCTCCAGATGCCTTTCCCGGACAACAGCTTCGAAGGCGCTTACTCGATCGAAGCCACCTGCCACGCGCCGAAGCTGGACGAGGTATACGCGGAGATCTTTAGGGTTTTGAAGCCTGGATCTCTCTATGTGTCGTACGAGTGGGTAACGACGGACAAGTACATCGGCGATAACGCTGAACATGTCGAAATCATTCAAGGTATCGAGAGAGGTGACGCCTTGCCCGGTCTCCGGAGCTACTCCGATATTGCCGAGGCGGCTAGGAAAGTGGGCTTCGAGGTGGTGAAGGAGCAAGATCTGGCTAAGCCACCGTCTCTTCCATGGTGGACACGTTTGAAGATGGGTAGATTTGCTTACTGGAGAAACCACATTCTCGTGACTGTGCTCGCCGCCGTGGGAATCGCTCCCAAGGGTACCGTCGATGTCCACGAGATGCTTTTCAAGACCGCCGATTATCTGACCAGGGGCGGCGACACGGGCATATTCACTCCGATGCATATGATTCTCTGCCGAAAGCCAGTCACCAAATCAACAACCTCATGA